From a single Georhizobium profundi genomic region:
- a CDS encoding OmpA family protein has product MSVIRKRLLATAALPLLAASIAAGGAIAAPKQAANAAGTSMLLAQAECPPGTVPMDGACVGGEAPAPQAEPPVEEAPQEQPPVQEAPPEIPAEPAPEPEPAPAPEPAPEPAPQPEPAPEPAPAPEPAPEPAPVPEEAPVMEEPAVEEAPAPEAAPVEEAPAVEEAPVEEAPVEEVPAEEAPVEEEPAVEEAPAVEETPAEEAPAAEEAPVETMQEEAPAVEEAPAAEEAPVEGEAPAAEDVPVPQEAPVDAAPQTEAPVDAAPEAPTVEQPPVDGAPVEDPAAAPAQPLPGDVPAGAEAPVDGTLDATGGEQGAVEQPAPEMLQVEDGAPILDSAKEEPLPAEATVDPNADPNAAGADAAVQAQPVPAQDPEEVERLRQRIEALEAQRSQRPTSDAEAQAIAREFAPQIEVQSVIAEQGQRIDVVPTYERPNNITIINQTENRYVYEVNNRYIVENNDRERIAINSQDVYYEELPRGRVREVVLRENGSQIITIRNRYGDIVQRSRVRPNGQEVVLFYAPEYDQEEQYVYVDPGTYLPPLQLTIPVDEYIYDSTRADDYTDYVTFFEQPPIEPVTEIYSVEEVKRSARVRDIMPRVDLDNITFDFGSASISESQVPALEEIANAMIDMLETNESEIFLLEGHTDAVGSDQANLLLSDQRAESIAVALTNVFGIPPENLQTQGYGERFLKVNTQEPEQLNRRVTVRRITPLVQSAQAQ; this is encoded by the coding sequence ATGTCAGTCATTCGAAAGAGGCTGCTGGCGACAGCGGCTCTTCCCCTATTGGCGGCCAGCATTGCCGCTGGCGGCGCCATTGCCGCGCCGAAGCAGGCTGCCAACGCGGCTGGCACCTCGATGCTGCTCGCTCAGGCAGAGTGCCCTCCCGGTACGGTGCCCATGGATGGCGCTTGTGTCGGCGGCGAGGCTCCTGCCCCGCAAGCTGAACCACCGGTAGAGGAAGCGCCGCAAGAGCAGCCGCCGGTTCAGGAAGCACCACCGGAAATTCCCGCCGAGCCTGCTCCCGAGCCCGAGCCCGCGCCAGCCCCGGAACCCGCTCCAGAGCCGGCTCCTCAACCTGAGCCCGCCCCGGAACCTGCTCCGGCGCCAGAACCCGCTCCAGAGCCAGCACCCGTGCCGGAAGAAGCGCCGGTGATGGAAGAGCCAGCCGTCGAAGAAGCACCCGCGCCCGAGGCAGCTCCCGTCGAAGAAGCTCCGGCTGTTGAAGAAGCTCCCGTAGAGGAAGCTCCTGTCGAGGAAGTGCCGGCAGAAGAAGCTCCGGTCGAGGAAGAACCGGCGGTTGAAGAAGCCCCTGCCGTAGAAGAGACTCCGGCCGAAGAAGCGCCTGCGGCTGAAGAAGCTCCTGTCGAGACGATGCAGGAAGAAGCTCCGGCCGTTGAAGAAGCACCCGCTGCCGAAGAAGCACCGGTAGAAGGCGAAGCCCCTGCTGCCGAAGATGTGCCGGTTCCGCAAGAAGCCCCGGTCGATGCAGCGCCGCAGACCGAAGCACCGGTCGATGCAGCCCCTGAAGCGCCTACTGTCGAACAGCCGCCTGTTGATGGCGCGCCTGTCGAAGATCCCGCTGCTGCTCCGGCACAACCGCTGCCTGGCGACGTTCCTGCCGGCGCGGAAGCTCCCGTCGACGGCACGCTCGATGCGACCGGCGGCGAACAAGGCGCGGTCGAACAGCCCGCTCCGGAAATGCTGCAGGTCGAAGACGGTGCACCGATCCTCGACAGCGCCAAGGAAGAGCCGCTCCCGGCCGAGGCAACGGTCGATCCGAATGCGGATCCGAACGCTGCCGGTGCGGATGCTGCCGTTCAGGCCCAACCTGTTCCAGCTCAGGATCCCGAGGAAGTCGAGCGTCTTCGTCAGCGCATCGAAGCTCTCGAAGCGCAGCGCAGCCAGCGCCCGACGTCGGACGCCGAAGCTCAGGCCATCGCACGGGAGTTTGCACCGCAGATCGAAGTTCAGTCGGTCATTGCCGAGCAAGGCCAGCGTATCGACGTGGTTCCGACCTATGAGCGGCCGAACAACATCACGATCATCAACCAAACGGAAAATCGTTACGTCTACGAGGTGAACAACCGCTACATCGTCGAGAACAACGACCGCGAGCGTATCGCCATCAATTCTCAGGATGTGTATTACGAAGAACTACCGCGTGGCCGTGTTCGTGAAGTCGTTCTCCGCGAAAACGGTTCGCAGATCATCACGATCCGCAACCGTTACGGCGACATCGTCCAGCGTTCGCGCGTCCGGCCGAACGGCCAGGAAGTCGTTCTGTTCTATGCTCCTGAGTACGACCAGGAAGAACAGTACGTCTACGTCGATCCGGGCACATACCTGCCGCCGCTGCAGCTCACCATTCCGGTCGATGAGTACATCTACGACTCGACCCGGGCGGATGACTACACCGACTACGTCACGTTCTTCGAGCAGCCGCCGATCGAACCCGTGACCGAGATCTATTCGGTCGAGGAAGTGAAGCGCTCGGCTCGCGTTCGTGACATCATGCCCCGCGTCGACCTCGACAACATCACGTTCGACTTCGGCAGCGCATCGATCAGCGAGAGCCAGGTTCCCGCTCTCGAAGAAATCGCGAATGCGATGATCGACATGCTGGAGACCAACGAGAGCGAGATCTTCTTGCTCGAAGGTCACACCGATGCTGTCGGCAGCGATCAGGCAAACCTTCTGCTTTCAGACCAGCGCGCCGAATCGATCGCTGTTGCCCTGACCAATGTCTTTGGGATCCCGCCGGAAAACCTGCAGACGCAGGGCTATGGCGAGCGCTTCCTGAAGGTGAACACGCAAGAGCCTGAGCAGCTGAACCGTCGCGTGACGGTCCGCCGCATCACGCCTCTGGTTCAGAGCGCCCAGGCTCAGTAA
- a CDS encoding DUF2155 domain-containing protein — protein MISSIRKHLIVCGATALLGVAGLAQFAIPEAQAARIENRVAVFSGIDKITGRITTFDVYINETVQFGALQVTPRVCYTRDETEAPKTTTFVEVDEITLDRKIRRIFTGWMFADSPALNAVEHAVYDVWLDTCKMESDVPAPQES, from the coding sequence ATGATATCTTCGATCAGGAAACATCTTATCGTTTGCGGCGCGACCGCTTTGCTCGGCGTCGCAGGTCTTGCGCAGTTCGCGATTCCTGAAGCTCAGGCTGCGCGCATCGAGAATCGCGTCGCCGTGTTCTCGGGCATCGACAAGATCACCGGGCGGATCACTACCTTCGACGTCTACATCAACGAGACGGTCCAGTTCGGTGCGCTGCAGGTGACGCCGCGCGTCTGTTATACCCGCGATGAAACCGAAGCGCCGAAGACGACGACCTTCGTCGAGGTCGACGAGATCACCCTCGACCGCAAGATCAGACGTATTTTCACCGGTTGGATGTTTGCCGATTCACCGGCGTTGAACGCCGTCGAGCATGCCGTCTACGACGTCTGGCTGGACACCTGCAAAATGGAATCGGACGTGCCTGCACCACAGGAAAGCTGA
- a CDS encoding NADH:ubiquinone oxidoreductase subunit NDUFA12, producing the protein MKKFLLQFFTWWNGATLNTRFHTWRHGAEVGTDEFGNVYYQGGTDSEGRTRRWVMYNGLADASRIPAAWHGWMHHRTDIAPNDENYQPRAWQKPHKPNLTGSSAAYRPKGSILTGTERPRVTGDYDAWTPKS; encoded by the coding sequence ATGAAGAAATTTTTGCTGCAGTTCTTCACCTGGTGGAACGGCGCAACGCTCAACACGCGCTTCCACACGTGGCGACACGGCGCCGAGGTGGGAACGGATGAGTTCGGCAATGTCTACTATCAGGGCGGCACCGATTCCGAGGGCCGGACGCGGCGCTGGGTCATGTATAATGGGCTTGCGGATGCATCGCGCATTCCTGCCGCGTGGCATGGCTGGATGCACCACCGGACCGACATCGCGCCGAACGACGAAAACTATCAGCCGCGGGCATGGCAAAAGCCGCACAAGCCGAACCTGACCGGCTCGTCGGCCGCTTACCGTCCGAAGGGGTCGATCCTGACCGGCACGGAGCGTCCGCGCGTCACCGGCGATTACGACGCCTGGACGCCGAAGTCCTGA
- a CDS encoding PHA/PHB synthase family protein, whose translation MAMTKASGSDKPSTGDANAIEPYIVKDPEAFARNLARMLEELGRAAAAWVAPRESGEKTDTISEPYADMVKTFAKVSEYWLSDPSRAIEAQTHLLTSYFSIWNASIQRLSGADAPPATPAAHVGDKRFADKDWNDNAFFDFLRGAYWVTSDWAEKLIVDAEGLDPHLKHKAQFYTRQIIDALSPSNFLLTNPELYRETVAENGENLVRGMRMLAEDIAAGKGDLKLRQSDASKFKVGENLATTPGKVIAQSDVCQVIQYEPTTEKVLKRPLLICPPWINKFYILDLNPQKSFIAWAVAQGHTVFVISWVNPDERHRDMDWESYARDGIGFAIDAAEQATGETGVNAIGYCVGGTLLAATLALHAKEKDTRIKSVTFLTTQVDFTHAGDLKVFVDEDQIEAIEAGMEKSGFLEGSKMSTAFNMLRSSDLIWPYVVNNYLKGKDPMPFDLLYWNSDSTRMPCANHSFYLRNCYLENKLSMGKMELAGHRLSLKDVRIPVYNLATKEDHIAPAKSVFIGSQFFGGDVHYVLSGSGHIAGVVNPPDKKKYQFWTGGPPVGAFEDWVQTAEEHPGSWWPHWQQWLTALDGMDATVDAKSRKPGGRKLKPIEDAPGSYVRARA comes from the coding sequence ATGGCCATGACAAAGGCGTCTGGCAGCGACAAGCCGTCGACCGGCGACGCGAACGCAATAGAGCCTTATATCGTCAAGGATCCCGAGGCGTTCGCGCGCAACCTCGCGCGCATGCTCGAAGAACTGGGTCGTGCTGCCGCAGCCTGGGTCGCGCCGCGGGAGAGCGGCGAGAAAACCGACACCATTTCAGAGCCTTATGCCGACATGGTGAAAACCTTTGCGAAGGTTTCCGAGTATTGGCTTTCCGATCCCTCGCGCGCGATCGAAGCGCAGACGCATCTTCTCACGTCCTATTTCTCGATCTGGAATGCGTCGATCCAGCGCCTCTCGGGCGCAGACGCGCCACCGGCCACGCCGGCTGCACATGTCGGCGACAAACGCTTTGCCGACAAGGATTGGAACGACAACGCCTTCTTCGATTTCCTGCGCGGTGCCTATTGGGTGACATCTGACTGGGCCGAGAAGCTGATCGTCGATGCCGAAGGTCTTGACCCGCACCTCAAGCACAAGGCGCAGTTCTACACGCGCCAGATCATCGATGCGCTTTCGCCGAGCAATTTCCTTCTGACCAATCCGGAGCTCTACCGCGAGACCGTGGCAGAGAACGGGGAGAACCTCGTGCGCGGCATGCGGATGCTGGCCGAGGACATCGCCGCCGGCAAGGGCGACCTGAAGCTCCGCCAATCGGATGCGTCGAAGTTTAAGGTTGGCGAAAACCTGGCAACGACGCCCGGCAAGGTGATCGCGCAAAGCGATGTCTGCCAAGTCATCCAATACGAGCCGACGACGGAGAAGGTGCTGAAGCGCCCTCTTCTCATCTGCCCGCCGTGGATCAACAAGTTCTACATCCTCGACCTCAACCCGCAGAAGTCCTTCATCGCCTGGGCGGTGGCGCAGGGTCACACGGTCTTCGTGATTTCCTGGGTGAACCCGGACGAACGCCATCGCGACATGGACTGGGAGTCCTATGCGCGCGACGGCATCGGATTTGCGATCGACGCTGCCGAGCAGGCGACGGGCGAAACCGGCGTCAACGCCATCGGCTACTGTGTCGGCGGCACGCTTCTGGCGGCCACACTGGCACTCCATGCCAAGGAAAAGGACACGCGGATCAAATCGGTGACCTTCCTGACGACGCAGGTCGATTTCACCCATGCGGGCGACCTCAAGGTGTTCGTCGACGAAGACCAGATCGAGGCGATCGAAGCCGGCATGGAGAAATCCGGTTTCCTCGAGGGCTCCAAGATGTCGACTGCCTTCAACATGCTCCGCTCTTCGGATTTGATCTGGCCTTACGTCGTCAACAACTACCTGAAGGGCAAGGATCCGATGCCCTTCGACCTGCTCTACTGGAATTCCGATTCGACGCGAATGCCCTGCGCCAACCATTCGTTCTACTTGCGCAACTGCTATCTCGAGAACAAGCTTTCCATGGGGAAGATGGAGCTAGCAGGGCATCGTCTGTCGCTGAAGGACGTTCGGATACCGGTCTACAATTTGGCGACGAAGGAAGACCACATTGCGCCAGCGAAATCCGTCTTCATCGGCAGCCAGTTCTTCGGCGGCGACGTCCACTACGTGCTGTCGGGCTCCGGCCACATTGCCGGCGTGGTCAATCCGCCCGACAAGAAGAAGTACCAGTTCTGGACCGGTGGACCGCCGGTCGGCGCCTTCGAGGATTGGGTTCAAACTGCGGAGGAGCATCCGGGATCGTGGTGGCCGCACTGGCAACAATGGCTCACGGCGCTCGACGGTATGGACGCCACCGTGGACGCCAAGTCGCGCAAACCCGGGGGCAGGAAGCTTAAGCCTATCGAGGATGCACCGGGCTCCTACGTTCGCGCCAGAGCCTGA
- the sfsA gene encoding DNA/RNA nuclease SfsA, which yields MKFKTPLVPATLVSRYKRFLFDAVLDDGTKITGSCPNTGSMWGLTTPGSRIWLSEHNSPTRKYRHCLELVEADGTIVGINTGLPNRLAEEAIGAGLISNLGDYALLKREQKYGQASRIDILLEDPQLGRAYVEVKNVHMTRVNGLFEFPDSVTARGAKHLDELGDMVEAGHRAVMLFLVQRSDGFRLKLCRDLDPNYAAAFDRAVGRGVEAFAVRCDITSEEIRPVDLIVIDEPGMMVREDRLLKTGHP from the coding sequence ATGAAGTTCAAGACGCCCCTCGTGCCGGCGACGCTGGTCAGCCGATACAAGCGCTTTCTGTTCGACGCCGTCCTCGATGACGGCACGAAAATCACGGGCTCCTGCCCCAATACGGGGTCGATGTGGGGCCTCACGACGCCGGGCTCGCGGATCTGGCTTTCCGAGCACAACAGCCCCACCCGCAAATATCGTCACTGCCTGGAACTGGTCGAAGCCGACGGCACCATCGTCGGCATCAATACGGGCCTGCCCAACCGGCTTGCAGAAGAAGCGATCGGTGCAGGGCTGATCTCGAACCTTGGCGACTACGCCCTGCTGAAGCGCGAACAGAAATACGGCCAAGCCTCGCGCATCGACATTCTGCTCGAGGACCCGCAGCTCGGCCGGGCCTATGTCGAAGTCAAGAACGTGCACATGACGCGCGTGAACGGACTGTTTGAGTTTCCCGACAGCGTGACCGCTCGCGGCGCCAAGCATCTGGACGAGCTTGGCGACATGGTCGAAGCGGGGCACCGTGCGGTCATGCTGTTTCTCGTCCAGCGCAGCGATGGATTCCGATTGAAGCTTTGTCGCGATCTCGATCCCAATTATGCTGCGGCTTTCGACCGCGCCGTGGGGCGCGGGGTTGAAGCTTTTGCCGTTCGATGCGACATCACTTCAGAAGAAATTCGTCCTGTGGATCTCATCGTGATCGACGAGCCCGGGATGATGGTCCGCGAGGACCGGCTCCTGAAAACCGGACATCCATAG
- the map gene encoding type I methionyl aminopeptidase — protein MVSYIAAELAPQKNNGQIRLYGEDGFEGMRKACQLTAQCLDALAPMVVPGVTTDAIDKFVFEFGRDHGALPATMNYRGYTKSSCTSINHVVCHGIPNDKPLRDGDIVNIDVTLVVDGWHGDSSRMYPVGQIKRAAERLLEVTHESMMRGIAAVKPGARTGAIGEAIQTYAEAERCSVVRDFCGHGLGRLFHDAPNILHYGRANEGPEMRPGMIFTIEPMINLGKPHVKVLADGWTAVTRDRSLSAQYEHTVGVTETGCEIFTLSPGGLDRPGLPG, from the coding sequence ATGGTCAGCTACATCGCCGCAGAATTGGCGCCACAAAAAAACAACGGACAGATCCGCCTCTACGGAGAAGATGGCTTCGAAGGGATGCGCAAGGCCTGCCAGCTGACCGCACAGTGCCTGGACGCACTGGCGCCGATGGTCGTGCCCGGTGTCACCACCGATGCGATCGACAAGTTCGTCTTCGAATTCGGCCGCGATCACGGCGCCCTGCCCGCCACAATGAATTATCGCGGCTATACCAAATCGTCCTGCACCTCGATCAATCACGTCGTCTGTCACGGCATTCCGAACGACAAGCCGCTGCGCGACGGTGACATCGTCAATATCGACGTGACGCTCGTCGTCGATGGATGGCATGGCGATTCAAGCCGCATGTACCCGGTCGGCCAGATCAAGCGGGCCGCCGAGCGACTGCTCGAAGTCACGCACGAATCGATGATGCGCGGCATCGCGGCGGTGAAGCCCGGCGCACGCACCGGGGCGATCGGCGAAGCGATCCAGACCTACGCAGAGGCCGAGCGCTGCTCGGTCGTTCGCGATTTCTGCGGCCACGGGCTCGGTCGTCTTTTTCACGATGCGCCCAACATTCTGCACTATGGCCGCGCGAATGAAGGCCCGGAAATGCGGCCCGGCATGATCTTCACGATCGAACCGATGATCAATCTGGGCAAGCCGCATGTGAAGGTGCTGGCCGATGGCTGGACAGCAGTAACGCGCGACCGCTCGCTTTCAGCCCAATACGAACACACGGTCGGTGTAACCGAGACAGGCTGCGAGATCTTCACGCTCTCGCCTGGCGGTCTCGACCGCCCCGGCCTGCCTGGCTGA
- the radC gene encoding RadC family protein gives MASITEPDDEQHADERAFFAVGPVQPPRATKASPAHYHGHRDRLRDRFRDNGVQGLADYELLELLLFRILPRRDTKPIAKALIARFGSLSEVLGAPPHLLSEIDGIGEAAALDLKVVAAVGQRMLKGEIAARQVLASWQQVIDYCHAAMAFETREQFRILFLDKKNVLIADEVQQTGTVDHTPVYPREVMRRALELSASALILVHNHPSGDPTPSRADIDMTHTIVETGKPLGIVVHDHIIIGRQGHASLRGLQLM, from the coding sequence ATGGCATCGATCACAGAGCCGGACGATGAGCAGCACGCCGACGAACGCGCCTTTTTCGCGGTAGGCCCGGTCCAGCCGCCCCGTGCCACGAAGGCGTCGCCGGCGCACTACCATGGGCACCGAGACCGGCTGCGCGACCGCTTTCGAGACAATGGTGTCCAGGGGCTTGCAGATTACGAGCTTCTGGAGCTTCTGCTCTTTCGAATACTGCCCAGACGCGACACAAAACCAATCGCAAAGGCGCTTATCGCGCGGTTCGGGTCCTTGTCGGAGGTCCTCGGCGCACCGCCGCATCTGCTCAGCGAGATCGACGGTATCGGCGAGGCGGCGGCGCTCGATCTGAAAGTGGTGGCGGCGGTCGGTCAGCGCATGTTGAAAGGCGAGATCGCGGCGCGCCAGGTGCTGGCTTCCTGGCAGCAGGTCATCGACTATTGCCATGCCGCCATGGCGTTCGAGACGCGGGAGCAGTTTCGAATCCTGTTCCTCGACAAGAAGAACGTCCTGATAGCAGACGAAGTGCAGCAGACCGGCACGGTCGATCACACGCCTGTCTATCCCCGCGAAGTGATGCGCCGGGCGCTGGAGCTTTCGGCCAGTGCGTTGATCCTCGTCCACAATCATCCATCGGGCGATCCGACACCATCGCGGGCCGATATCGACATGACGCACACCATCGTGGAGACCGGAAAGCCGCTCGGCATCGTCGTACATGACCACATCATCATCGGTCGACAGGGCCATGCGAGCCTGCGGGGCCTGCAGCTGATGTAA
- a CDS encoding cryptochrome/photolyase family protein yields MAQTKDRTGGTLRFVLGDQLSRDLSALDGADKDRDVILIAEVGAEASYVRHHKKKIAFLFSAMRHFARDLEGAGFTVHYMRFDEGVASLEDALKRAIDEHAPEAVVMTEAAEHRVLMMQKEWRDGVGLPLTVLPDARFFCSHKRFKEWAGENPKSLRMEYFYREMRRLTGYLMDGDAPEGGKWNFDHDNREKLPADLKAPKRPTYAVDDETRKVLALVAEQFEDNFGDLEPFDYPVTRRQALHYLDWFIETALPNFGTYQDAMRQGEPLLFHSNLSGLINCGLLSPRECCDRVEEAWRDGAVPINAAEGFIRQVIGWREFIRGIYWLKMPDYAGSNALSADKKLPDFFWTAKTEMNCLKQSIGETKANAYAHHIQRLMVIGNFCLLAGLDPKEVQEWYLLVYHDAYEWVEMPNVVGMILYADGGFFASKPYAASGAYIDRMSDYCGNCRYDVKKKNGEKACPFNYLYWDFLLRNRAAFQKNHRMGVIMKSLDQMGEDKIDAIRRDSRRFLDQLS; encoded by the coding sequence GTGGCGCAAACGAAAGACCGCACGGGCGGAACGCTCAGATTTGTCCTTGGCGATCAACTGAGCCGCGACCTGTCTGCGCTGGACGGAGCCGACAAGGATCGCGACGTCATCTTGATTGCGGAAGTGGGCGCCGAGGCAAGCTATGTGCGCCATCACAAGAAGAAGATCGCCTTTCTATTCTCCGCCATGCGCCATTTCGCACGCGATCTGGAGGGCGCCGGCTTCACCGTCCACTACATGCGATTCGACGAGGGCGTCGCGTCGCTAGAGGATGCGCTGAAGCGCGCGATCGACGAGCATGCACCTGAAGCGGTCGTGATGACCGAGGCCGCGGAGCACCGCGTGCTGATGATGCAGAAAGAGTGGCGCGATGGGGTAGGCTTGCCTTTAACGGTGCTTCCCGACGCGCGCTTCTTCTGCTCTCACAAGCGGTTCAAGGAATGGGCGGGCGAGAACCCGAAATCGCTGCGGATGGAGTATTTTTACCGCGAGATGCGCCGCTTGACCGGCTATCTGATGGACGGCGACGCACCGGAAGGTGGGAAGTGGAACTTCGACCACGACAACCGGGAGAAGCTGCCAGCCGATCTGAAGGCGCCGAAGCGGCCGACCTACGCAGTCGATGACGAGACGAGGAAAGTTCTGGCGCTCGTCGCGGAGCAGTTCGAAGACAATTTTGGTGATCTCGAGCCGTTCGACTATCCCGTCACGCGCCGGCAGGCGCTTCACTATCTCGACTGGTTCATCGAAACAGCATTGCCGAATTTCGGCACCTATCAGGACGCCATGCGCCAGGGCGAGCCGTTGCTCTTTCATTCGAACCTGTCAGGTCTCATCAATTGCGGGTTGCTTTCACCACGTGAATGCTGCGACCGCGTGGAAGAAGCCTGGCGCGACGGGGCTGTGCCGATCAACGCGGCGGAAGGCTTCATCCGCCAAGTCATCGGATGGCGCGAATTCATCCGCGGGATCTACTGGCTGAAGATGCCGGACTATGCCGGCTCAAACGCCTTGTCGGCTGACAAGAAGCTGCCCGACTTCTTCTGGACGGCGAAAACCGAGATGAACTGCCTGAAGCAGTCGATCGGCGAGACCAAGGCCAATGCCTATGCCCATCACATTCAGCGCCTGATGGTCATCGGCAATTTCTGCCTGCTCGCGGGCCTCGACCCGAAGGAAGTGCAGGAATGGTACCTGCTCGTCTACCACGACGCCTATGAATGGGTGGAGATGCCGAACGTCGTCGGCATGATCCTCTATGCCGATGGCGGCTTCTTTGCCTCCAAGCCCTATGCTGCCTCCGGCGCCTATATCGACCGGATGTCGGACTATTGCGGCAACTGCCGCTACGATGTGAAGAAGAAGAACGGCGAGAAGGCCTGTCCCTTCAACTATCTCTATTGGGATTTCCTGCTGCGCAACCGTGCCGCGTTCCAGAAGAATCACCGCATGGGCGTGATCATGAAAAGTCTCGACCAAATGGGCGAGGACAAGATCGATGCCATCAGGCGCGACAGCCGGCGCTTCCTCGATCAGCTGAGCTGA
- the tig gene encoding trigger factor, whose product MQVTETLAEGLKREIKVVVPAQEMEQKLNERLADAKNKVRLNGFRPGKVPMSHLKKMYGKSFMADLVNEIIRDKPGAILTERGERSATQPEIKMTEDEAEANEILDAKKDFEFSLAYEVIPAIELKGDSKLTVTREVVDIPDEEVEEQVLRIAENAKTYETKKGKAADGDRVTIDYLGKIDGEPFDGGKDDDAELVIGSKRFIPGFEEQLIGVKAGDEKTITVSFPDDYPAANLAGKEATFDIKVKDVAAAAELTIDDELAKKLGLESAEKLREVVRGQIESQYGQMTRQKVKRQILDQLDELYQFDTPETLVDAEFNNIWTQITRDLEQSGKSFEDEDTTEEAAREEYRKLAERRVRLGLVLSEIGEKAGVKVADEEMQRALYEQVRQFPGQERQIMEYFQKTPGAAASLRAPIFEEKVIDHLLSEADVTDKTVSKEELMAEEEDEKGSKAEASEKKPAKKKAAKKDETAAADEGEKKPAKKKAAKKDDAEEA is encoded by the coding sequence ATGCAGGTAACCGAGACCCTGGCCGAAGGCCTGAAGCGCGAGATCAAAGTCGTCGTGCCCGCGCAGGAGATGGAGCAGAAGCTCAATGAGCGCCTGGCCGATGCCAAGAACAAGGTCCGTCTGAACGGCTTCCGCCCCGGCAAGGTGCCGATGTCGCATCTCAAGAAGATGTACGGCAAGTCGTTCATGGCCGATCTCGTCAACGAGATCATCCGCGACAAGCCGGGCGCGATTCTGACCGAGCGCGGCGAGCGCTCCGCCACGCAGCCTGAAATCAAGATGACCGAGGACGAGGCGGAAGCCAACGAGATCCTCGATGCCAAGAAGGACTTCGAGTTCTCGCTGGCCTACGAAGTCATCCCGGCGATCGAACTCAAGGGCGATTCCAAGCTCACGGTCACGCGCGAAGTCGTCGACATTCCGGATGAGGAAGTCGAGGAGCAAGTGCTCCGCATCGCCGAGAACGCCAAGACCTACGAGACCAAGAAGGGCAAGGCTGCCGACGGCGATCGCGTGACGATCGACTATCTCGGCAAGATCGACGGCGAGCCCTTCGATGGCGGCAAGGACGACGATGCCGAACTGGTCATCGGCTCTAAGCGCTTCATTCCCGGCTTCGAAGAGCAGCTGATCGGCGTGAAGGCCGGCGACGAGAAGACGATCACCGTATCGTTCCCGGATGATTACCCGGCCGCAAACCTCGCCGGCAAGGAAGCCACCTTCGACATCAAGGTCAAGGACGTCGCCGCTGCCGCCGAACTGACGATCGATGACGAACTGGCCAAGAAGCTGGGCCTCGAATCGGCCGAGAAGCTGCGCGAAGTCGTTCGCGGTCAGATCGAGAGCCAGTACGGCCAGATGACCCGCCAGAAGGTGAAGCGTCAGATCCTCGACCAGCTCGACGAACTCTACCAGTTCGACACACCCGAGACGCTGGTCGATGCCGAGTTCAACAACATCTGGACGCAGATCACCCGTGATCTCGAACAATCCGGCAAGAGCTTCGAAGACGAGGATACGACTGAGGAAGCAGCACGCGAAGAGTATCGCAAGCTTGCCGAACGCCGCGTACGCCTTGGTCTGGTTCTTTCCGAGATCGGCGAAAAGGCCGGCGTGAAGGTTGCCGACGAGGAAATGCAGCGGGCCCTCTATGAGCAGGTTCGCCAGTTCCCCGGCCAGGAACGCCAGATCATGGAATACTTCCAGAAGACCCCGGGTGCAGCCGCATCGCTGCGCGCGCCGATTTTCGAGGAAAAGGTCATAGATCACCTGCTTTCCGAAGCCGACGTCACCGATAAGACCGTCAGCAAGGAAGAGCTGATGGCTGAAGAAGAGGACGAGAAGGGCAGCAAGGCCGAAGCTTCCGAAAAGAAGCCGGCCAAGAAGAAGGCTGCCAAGAAGGACGAGACGGCTGCCGCCGACGAGGGCGAGAAGAAGCCCGCCAAGAAGAAGGCAGCCAAAAAGGACGACGCCGAAGAGGCCTGA